The window ACCTGCTGCTCGAGCAATGCGGCCTTTTCTTCGACCTGCTTGATGAGCGCCTCTTTGGTGGCGATGATGGTTTGGTCGGCTTTAGGATCGGCCTTCATGGCCTCCACTTGTGTCTTTACTGCCTTGATTTGGTCCTTGGCAGAAACGACATGGACTTCTTCAGCAGCGATGACCGTTTCGGCAGTTTCCGTGACCACTTTGTTTTTGGAACGTGCTTCTTCGGCGCGTTGCTGACCAAAATCACGGCCTTCTACAGTCTTTTCTTTGCCGTAAGCATTGCCTTGACCGTTGTTTTCCTTGACCTTGTCGGGCTTGGAACCGTGGGCATCATTGGCATCGTGCGAACCGGATCCGCCGGAGCCTTCGTCGCCTTTTTCCTTGGAACCTTGGTTGCCATTGTTCTTTGGATCCTTGATATCCGACTTCGAACCCTGCTTGCCATCCTGTGGATCAGAATGGGTGCTCACCCCAACCACGGCGGGTTTGCCATCTGTCGCCGTCGAAGGCTTGCCCAATTGCGTAGGTTTTCCGGTAGTGGCGCCACCGCTGCGGTCAGTAGGCTTGCCAGTTTCCTTGATTTCTTTTTTGTCATTGCCTTTGCCTTGACTGTTGCCTTGCGCAACGAGGTTGCCCATCAGCAACATGCCGATTGCCAAACTCAATGTATATTTTACTGTCGATTTCATCGTTTTCGAATTCAGAGGGTAAATCAATTTTCGTTCAGGATTTTCAAGAGGGAATCCAATTCGCGGGAGGTTTTTTCCGCTGCAGCCTTGGTGGAATCCACCGCATAGTTGGCAGCCTCAATTTGGAGAATCTCCTGTTTGGCCTTTTCCTGCTCTTCGGCAGATGGACCGCAACCCACAAAAGCCAAAAGGCCGAGGGCAGCAACAAACATCAAACTAGCTTTTTTCATTTTTTGAATGACTTTAATTCAATTTGGGTGCAAAGATAGTGGATTCCGTGTTGTTGGGAATGATTTTCGGATGGGATGGGATTTTTTATTCGTGTAAGATTTTGTTTTTTAGGTAGCCACGCCGTCATGTCGACCGGAATCCTCAAGGAGCGTAGCGACGCAGAGGATGGAGCGGAGACATCTACCGCAGATACACGCAACGCAATCACCACCCCGTCATGTCGACCGGAATCCTCAAGGAGCGTAGCGACGCAGAGGATGGAGCGGAGACATCTGGAACGCGGAAACACCGAATACACCGTCCTGTCCGAACCGATGCATAACAGCTTTGGTGCAGAACACTGGAGCGAACAGATTTCTCCGCGCGCATTTCAGCTTGGTCCTCCGCATCGCCTCCACTCTCCGCTTCGTTACGGCTGCAAATCGCTCCGCCTCCACTCCGGTCGACATGACAAAAACGCTCTGCCTTCACATCAGTCGACATGACAAAAACCTCAAACCCGCACACCCGAAATCTCCTTCACATCCCCGGGCTGCATGTCGCCCAGTTTGAGGGTATGCAGGCGCCACCGCACGAGTCGCAGGGTCGGAAAGCCAATGGCAGCGGTCATTTTCCGCACTTGGCGGTTTTTGCCTTCCTTGATCGTGATCGACAGCCAACAATCGGGAATCGTCGCCCGTACGCGAATGGGCGGGATACGTGCAGGCAAATCAGGCGCAGGTTCGAGCCGGCGCACCGTCGCTGGCAGGGTATAATAACGCTCCTTCTTCACCGTAATGTCCACACCGCGGCGCAATTTTTCCAAGGCACCTTCGTTGGGAATTCCCTCCACTTGCACCCAATATTCCTTTT of the Bacteroidota bacterium genome contains:
- a CDS encoding pseudouridine synthase; protein product: MSHRYFLIYKPYGVLSQFSTDDPSKRTLAELHDFPKDVYPVGRLDEDSEGLLLLTNDPKMNAVLLGQKIEKEYWVQVEGIPNEGALEKLRRGVDITVKKERYYTLPATVRRLEPAPDLPARIPPIRVRATIPDCWLSITIKEGKNRQVRKMTAAIGFPTLRLVRWRLHTLKLGDMQPGDVKEISGVRV